The Pseudomonas sp. S06B 330 genome contains the following window.
GGAAATCGAATCGAAGGCATCGTGATCATGATCGTCGTGATCATCATCACCCTCATGATGCGAATCGTGGTGCGTGCGCCGACTATCGATGTGCGCTTCCGATTCGGCGCCCAGGCCCAACAGCACCTCCAGTGGCAGACGGCCGCTGCTGGCTTCGATGACTTTCACTGCAGGCGGCAGCTCTTCCTGCACTTCGCTGCGGACCTTGGCCAGGTCATCCGCAGCAATCAGATCAGCCTTGTTCAGGATCACCAGGTCAGCACTGGCCAGTTGGTCGGCAAACAGCTCGTGTAGCGGCGACTCGTGGTCCAGGTTCGGATCGAGCTTGCGCTGCGCATCGACCTGCTCCGGGTAGGCAGCAAAGGTGCCCGCGGCCACGGCTGGGCTGTCGACCACAGTGATCACCGCATCAACGGTGCAGGCGTTGCGGATTTCCGGCCACTGGAAGGCTTGTACCAAGGGCTTGGGCAGGGCCAGGCCGCTGGTTTCGATGAGGATGTGGTCCAGATCACCGCGCCGGGCAACCAATTCACGCATGACCGGGAAGAACTCTTCCTGCACGGTGCAGCACAGACAGCCGTTGGCCAGCTCGTAGACGCGGCCGCTGGCCTCTTCCTCAGTGCAGCCGATGCTGCATTGCTTAAGGATCTCGCCGTCGATGCCCAGTTCGCCGAACTCGTTGACGATCACCGCGATACGCCGCCCCTGGGCGTTGTCGAGCATATGCCGCAGCAACGTGGTTTTGCCCGAGCCGAGGAAGCCGGTAACGATGGTGACGGGGAGTTTGGCCAGTGTTTTCATGTCGATGCCCTTGGCAGGAATGGCGGGCATGCGGGACGAGAACCGCAGGCGTCATTGCCTGGGCGCGTTCGCCACCGGATCACCCCGCCCGGTTTATGTCGGAAACTGTTCGAGGCAGGTCTCCTGGCTTGCACTGCTGCGGCCCAAGGCCGCTGGAACGACGCCTTCCCGCAGAACGCAGTGGCTGTGTCGAACCGTTCAATGCTTACAGTTGCGGGGGCAGCCGCGGCTTGAACCGCGTTCCCGTCTTAGCTTCGGCCAGCGCCGAAGAACCTCGAAGCGGCTAGGCTACGCAGTGCCTGGTAAGCGGTCAACTGCTGTCACGATTGACGCCCGCCCTTACCCGTGATTTGCTAGCGCCATTCGTTTGGGTGCCCTTTACAGGGTGAAACTGGGAAACCGGTGCGTCATACATCGCTTATAAAGGTGTATGGCAAGTCCGGTGCTGCCCCCGCAACGGTAAGTGAGAAAAGCGTCAAAACCACTGTGCCCGTAGTCTGGCATGGGAAGGTGACGCCTCGGCTGAGCAATTTGTCCGCCCTCACAAGCCCGGAGACCGGCCCAACACTGATCTGACAAACCCGCGGTGGGCGGGCGCTGTTGCAACCCCTGGGCGCGTTCCGTGCAGGGGGTTCTTGCGCTTGCCTGTTGCCGAACAACACCAAGAGGAAAGCGCCATGCCTATCAGTACCGCCAGTCACACCGCCGTTACCCCTTCAAGTCTCAGCCAGCGCCTGCTGGTTGCTGTCGGTGCCTCGCTGCTGGGCCTGTGCCTGGTGTACTTTGCCGGTTTCTCGCACATCGAAGCGGTACACAACGCCGCCCACGATACCCGTCACAGCGCCGCTTTCCCCTGCCACTGAGTACCGTCCGATGATCAAGCGTATTGCGAGTACCGCAGGGTTTGCCGGACTGCTGGCCGCCCTGCTGCTGACCCTGCTGCAAAGCTTCTGGGTTGCGCCGTTGATTCTTCAGGCGGAAACCTATGAAAGTGCCGCGCCTGCGGTCGAAACACCACACGCGCATGCTGCCGGTACCGCCGAGCATCATCACGACAGCGAAGCCTGGGCACCGGAAGATGGCTGGCAACGAGTACTGTCAACCACCGGCGGTAACCTGGTGGTCGCCGTAGGCTTTGCCCTGATCCTCGCCGCCCTCTATACCCTGCGTGCGCCGAAGACGGTTATCAGTGGTGCACTGTGGGGCCTGGGTGGCTTCGCCGTGTTCTGCCTGGCGCCGACCTTGGGCCTGCCACCGGAGCTGCCAGGTACTGCCGCTGCCGATCTGGCTCAGCGTCAGGCCTGGTGGGTCGGCACTGCCGCCGCCACCGCCGTCGGTCTGGGGTTAATGGTGTTCGCCCAAAACTGGCTGTTAAAAGCACTGGGCGTCGTGCTGCTGGTCGTGCCGCATGTGATTGGCGCACCGCAGCCGCAAGTACATGAAATGCTCGCGCCAGAAGCCCTGGAAGCGGAGTTCAAGGTCGCCTCGTTGCTGACCAACGCGGCATTCTGGCTGGCCTTGGGGCTGATCAGTGCCTGGTTGTTCCGTCGCCCGAGCCGGGCCTGAAGCTCATGCCGCTGTTCGTCGGCCTGGGTTGCCGACGGGGTTGCCCGGTAGAAACGCTGGGCAACCTGCTGGTGCAGACACTCAAGGCCCACAACTTGCCACTTACGGCAGTCGCGGGCCTTGCCAGCATCGACCTCAAGCACGATGAGCCTGGGCTGCAACAACTGGCCCAGCAGTTGAATGTCCCGTTGCTGTTTTTCAGTGCCGCACACTTAGCGCCCTTCGAACAGCGCTTGAGCCATCGTTCAGTCGTTGCCTACCAACACAGCGGTTGCTACGGCGTCGCCGAAAGCGCCGCTCTGGCCTTGGCCGAGCAACTCGCAGGCCCGGCCCACCTGCGCATTACCCGCACGCTGTGTGCCGACGCCAGCCTGGCGTTGGCCACAGTGGCAGCATTTGGCAGATAATCCGCGCTTTCTTCTCAAGGACTTTGCATGACCGTCTATTTCATCGGTGCCGGCCCCGGCGACCCCGAGCTGATCACCGTCAAGGGCCAGCGCCTGATCCATCGCTGCCCGGTGATCATCTATGCCGGTTCCCTGGTACCGACTGCGGTGCTTGAAGGCCATCGCGCCGAGACGGTAATCAACAGTGCCGAACTGCATCTGGCGCAGATCATCGAAGCGATCAAGCACGCCCACGACCAGGGCCTGGATGTGGCGCGCGTCCATAGCGGTGACCCGAGCCTGTACGGTGCAATCGGTGAGCAGATCCGTTACCTGCGCGAGCTGGGCATTCCCTATGAGATCGTCCCCGGCGTAACGGCCGTGGCCGCCAGCGCCGCCCTGCTCGGTTGCGAACTGACCTTACCGGACATCGCCCAGACCGTGATCCTCACCCGCTACGGGGACAAGTCGCCGATGCCCGAGGGCGAGCAATTGGCTGAGCTTGCTCGACATCGCACTACCCTGGCGATTCACCTGGGGGTCAAACACCTGGAGAGAATCGTCACAGAACTGCGCCCGTATTACGGCGGTGATTGCCCGATTGCAGTGGTCCACCGGGCAACATGGCCCGATCAGGATTGGGTGCTCGCGACCCTTGATGGTATTGTCGAGCAGGTCCAGGCCAAGGGCTTTCGGCGTACCGCACTGATTCTGGTCGGCCGAGTATTGGCCAATGACAGCTTTGCCGAGTCGGCGCTGTACCGCGCCAGCCATGCTCACCTCTATCGTCCCAACGAGAACTGACCATGCTCGAACTGCGCCCTAATTGTGAATGCTGTGGTTGTGACCTGCCTGGCGATAGCCAGGACGCGTTGATCTGCTCGTTTGAGTGCACCTTTTGCACCGACTGCAATGAGCGCCAGCTCAAGGGGCAGTGCCCCAATTGCGGCGGTGAGCTGGTCAAGCGGCCGGCGCGCGCAGCGGCCAAACTGGCCAAGTACCCGGCGTCGACGACACGGATCGTCAAGGAACAGGGCTGCTCGACGCCGTAATGAGTAGTAGATACCGTCTTGCCCGTCACCGGGCAAGAGCCAATTTCGGCTCATAAGGTTGGCCCGAATTGCGACTGCTCTGCAGTCGATCGCAGCCTCGTACCTCGGCAGCGGCTACAGCATGTGCAACTGCTTCCTGGCCTGTAGCCGCTGCCGAGAGGCTGCGATCGGGCGTGAAACGGCCGCAAAACCAGGCACCGCAATCCGTCAGGTCTAACGAAGTGCACGAATTGCGACTGCTCTGCAGTCGATCGCAGCCTCATGGCAGCGGCTACAAGGTGCCAATCAAGTCAGTGGTTCCCTCATGGGGCTTGATACTGACTCAGGTATTTGTCCAGGGTCGCGCTATCGCCGCTGCCATCCCCTGCCACCTGCCACAGGCGCCGCTCGATGCCTTGCGCCAGCAGATGTCCCACCGCCGACTCGATGGCCGACAGCACACACAACTGCGCCGGTTCGTTGGTGGTGTAGCCGACCTCGGCCTCCAGCAGCTTCTTGAACTCGATGAACTTGAACACCCCGGCACTGCGCCCAACCGAGTAAATCGTCTTACTGGTCATGACGTTGGCCAACACCTGACCACTGCGTACATCCACCGCCCTCAGGTTGACCGAGACCTGGTCGACGCGGTACTCACGAGAGATGTCGATGCCCAGGTAGCGTGCCCCCTCGCCGCCACTGCGCACGTTGGTGTCGTAGGCAATGATGCCGCCTTCGAGCATCAGGTTGGCCGCTTGCAGCGGTGGTAGTTCACCTTGAATGTTCACCGGCGTGTCCGGCTTTTTCTGCGAAGCGCGAATGATCTTGCGTTCGGTCAACAGGTTCTGCAGGCCCTCACGTTCAAGCACCACGAACCAGCCGCTGGCCTGCAAGGCATCCATCAGCATGCTTGCCGCCCCCTGGGTGACGCTGGTGGAGAACGAACTGGCCGGGGTCGGTTTGTATTGCCCGGTCTGGTCGCGAAAGCCATACACCACCGCCATCAGCCGGCCCTTGGGCCGCGGCATGTTGATCAAGTCATAGTAGGTCGAAGCGCGCGGCGTCAGGGTCGGGCTTTCGCTGTCCTGCTCGGCGGGCATCGGTTCGCGCAGGCTGCAACCTTGCAACGCGGCGAGGATCAGCAGTGTGGTCAGAAATCGTTTCATGATTGTCTCTCCCCATTGCCCGGCCCTTCAAGGGTTCAGGCCGTTCACCAGAACTTCTGAAATTTCACCTGTTGCCCGATCGGTGATCTGGATGGTCAGCGCCCCAGAGTCGTCGAGCACGTTGATGATGAATGCATCGGTCTGCAGGCTGCCGGTGGTGCCGTTATTGATGTTGTTAAGCAGTTGTGAGAGCAGCCGCGACTCCAGTTGGCTGGTAAAGCGCTCCAGTGCGGAGGTACTGGCGAACGCCGAGGCGCGGTCCTTGACGTCCGGATCATCATGGTCGTTCTGAGCCTGGGCGTTGTTGAGCAACCACGTGCCGTTCAACGGATTGCCGCCAAACGCCGGGTTGACCGGGGTGTACACCAGCTCAGTGGCACCCGCCTGGCTGCACAGGGCAGCCAGCAGGACCAGGGAGGCCAGGCGGCAGGTATTGTTGTTGTTCATAGCTCATCCCTCTCTAGATCGGTGGTGTCCTGCAGCAGCATCTGCAACTTGCGCTGGATGATCTGCGCCTTGACCAGGTCAGCCGCTTCATAGGCGGCGTCCTTCAGCTCTGTGGTGTTGGGTGGCAGGAAACGCCGGTAGACCACCCGTTGCTCATACTCGACCGTGACCAGGCTGCCCCAGCGTGGGTCGGGCCGTTCGCGTACCACCAGGTTGAAATCCAGGCGGCTGGTGGCACGCAACCGCTCGGCGAAGCTGTAATAGAAGTCGTGGCCAATGTGCGAGATGGTGTTGTCGACGATAAAGCCCATCATCTCGTCCTCGGCACCGCCGCGGGCCGTGCCGGCCAGCAGCACCAAGGCCAGGGCGCAGGTTGCCAGGCGGCGGTTCATTGCCCTGCTCCCTGGCCCTTGCGCCCACTTGCGGCGGATTCGGCAAAATCCTTCTCAGCCACGAACTGCCAGTCTGAGTAGTGCTGCAGGCCTTCAAAGTCCGACCACTGGGCGGCAAACCCGGTCTGTTTCAACGGGGCGAGATCCGAACGGCTGTACACCCCGGTGATGCGCCCGTCGATGGCGCGCAGCAGCCCCCAGTCATCGCTGCCGGTGATTGGGTCCGGGTACAAACGACGCAAGTGACGCTTGAGGTTGGGATAGCGCGGGTCTTCCAGCAGTGCTTCCAGGGTCTCTGGGTACTGCGCAAGGCCCGGCGAGTTGCGGTAGTAGCTGCGCAAGGCCTGGGCATACTGACTGCCAACCCAGAGCAGGTCGCGCTCGCGCTCGCGCAGCGCCTGGGTCGACCACAGGGTCACCGTCGAACCCAGGGCGATACCGGTCACCGCAATCAGCAACAGCACCCCCAGGTACGTGAAGCCCGCTTCGGCGGCGCTACCACTCGGCATATAAGCTGCCATCACGCGCCCTCCCAGTTGAACCGCTCTTGATATCGGCCACGGAACCGCCCACGCCCTCTGGCGGAGCGACCACCTGCCACTGGTCACGGCGCTCGGTGATCGGGTCCAGCGGCGCGTTGCGCAGGTACCGTTGCTCGACCAGTTGCTCCAGCGACTCGGGGTAACGCCCAGTGTCGCCGTAGTAGTGGTCCAGTGCTTCGCGCATCACCGCCAGGCTCTGACGCAAGGTGGCTTCACGCGAGGTTTCCAGGCTTTGGAAATAGCGCGGCATGGCAATGGTCATCAGCGTGGCGATGATCGCCATCACCACCAGCAACTCGATCAAGGTGAAGCCTTGGCTGCGTTTCATGCTGGTCACCACTGCCCGTAGGCGATGCCGTTGAGGCCCTTGCCCGTTGCCTTGGAGTAGACGTCGAAAACGTCTTCACCTTCGCGCGGGCTTTGTGCCGAGCTGTCATAGGCACGCAGGCCCCAGCCACCTTCGTCGTCGGCCTTGGCGCTGAGCAACGGGTCGTGGGGAATGCGCCGCAGAAAGTAAAACTTGGCACCTTTGGCACTGCGCACATCGCGCACCCCCTCCACCAGCACCTGCAAGCTGGGTGGATAGCCGCTGGCATTAAGCGATTTCTCGATGTAACCCGCATCGAAGGCGCGTTTGTAGGCGTCAATGGCGTCGCGAATCTGATACAGCGCGGTTTTCAGCTCCTGCTCTTTGCCCCGGCGCACCAGGGTTTCGGTCAGCGGTGCGGCAATCGAGGCCAGCAACCCGAGCAGCGCCAGGGTCAACATCACTTCGATCAAGCTGAATCCTGCCATCGAGCGGTTCATGGCTTAGGGCCTCACAGCAGTAGGCACGGCGGCGATCGGCTGCTCGTCGCTGACCTCAATCGTGCGATTGAGGTTGCGGATCTGCATGCTGGTTTCAGTGCCCGACGGGAACTCCATGTCCGACGGGCTCTGGTATGGCAGGTTGCGCACAATGCGCGGAGTGATCGACAGCACCAGTTCCGATTGGCTCTTGTCGTTGCGGTTGCTGCCAAACAGTCGTCCCAACCCGGGAATGTCGCCCAGCAACGGAATCTTGTTGCCGCTGGCACCGTCGTCGTTGCGCACCAGCCCCGCCAGCACTTGGGTTTCACCGTCATGCAGGCGCAGGCTGGTCTGGGCGTTGCGGGTGTCGACCTGGACCGGAATGGTGCCTTGACGGGTCGGTTCCAGTGGCTTGGCGTTACTGACCTCCAGCGATACCTTGATCGCCACTTCGTTGTTCAAGTGCACAATCGGGGTCACTTCAAGCTTAAGGCCGACGTCCAGGTAAGTAATGCTTTCGGTGATCACCGGTCCCTGGGTAGACGGCACCGACGTAGCGCTGACGATCGGCACCCGTTGGCCGATATGGATGCGTGCCTGCTCGCGGTTGCTGACGCGAATCACCGGGCTTGCCAAGGTATTGATGTCGTTGTCCTGGGCGTTGATCTTGGCCTGCGGCGACGGCGAAATGGTGATGCGCGACGAGTCGATGCCACGCAGTTGATCGAGGGTGCTTACGGCTTTGCCATCTTCATTGAGCACCCCGAAGGTATTGGGCCACTGCAGGCCGAGCTCGAGGATTCGCGAACGCGCGACCTCCATCACCTCGACTTCCAGCACCACTTCAGGATTGGACTGGTCCTGCGACTGCAGCAGTTTTTCAGCCATGCGCACCGCATCGGGGGTATCGCGCATGGTCAAGGTGTTGAGGCGTTCATCGACGAACACATCTCGGGTCTTGAGCATGGTCTTGACCAGGTTCAGCGCGGTGTTGGAGTCGATGCTGGTCAGGTAAAAGGTGCGCATGACCAATTCCTGATAGTCCTTGGTCTTTTGCGGCGAGTCCGGGTAGATCAGCAGGGTGTTGTCGTTCACCACTTTCTGGTGCAACTGGTTCTGTTCCAGCAGCAGCGCCACGGCATCTTCAATGCGCACGTCCTTGACGAAGATGGTCGCCTTCATGTCCGGACGCAGGTCCTTGTCGAAGATGAAATTGAGCCCGGCCACCTGCGACAGCACCTCAAAGATGGTTTTCAGGTTGGCATCGCGAAACTCCAGGGTCACCGGCCGTTCCATTTTCGTGCGCAGTTGCGGGTTAGGCTGGGCGGTGCGGCTCTGCACCAGTTCGATGTCACTGCGCAGGGTCAGGCCTTGAGCGTTCTGCGGGTCGAGCTGGAGCACTTCACGCATGTGTCGCTCGGCACCGAACAGGTCACCGCGACGCAGCGCTGCCTGGCCGAGGGTGATGCGCTCGTCGAGGTTGTGGATCTGTTCAAGCTGGCGCACCGCCTCCTGGGCCCGGCGGTTGTTCGGCTCCAGGGTCAGCACCCGGCCGTAGCCCATGCTTGCACCCGCGAAGTCGTGGCGGCTGCGGTCGCTATCAGCCTGGCTCAGTAAGGCCTCCACCGCCTGTCGACGGCCCTGGATCACGGCGATGTTCAGCTCGGTGTCGCGCGGATTTTCCTTGAGTGATTCCTCGAGCAAGGCGATGCCCGCTTCGTACTGCCCTTCGGCGATCAGCGCCTGGCCGTCCTTGCGTACGCCACTGGTACCGCAGCCGGCCAGGGCTACACACAGTGCCAGCATCAGGTACGGCGCCTTGTTGCAGTGCCTGGACGAAATCATGGTGCGCTCCCTACAGACAAAGTCTGGGACAGGTGCAACGGCAGGTAGACCAGGCTCAACTCCGTGGCGGAGATTTGCTCGATCCGGTAGAGGTCATCAATCACATCGCCGCGACGTACGACGTAAAGCTTTTCACCACTTTGCAAAAACACCTGCTGATCGTCGCGATCGTGCAGGCGACCGACAAATTGGAACGGCAACGCCGGTGCAGTGGGCGCCGAGGCCACTGGCGCTACAACAGCCGGTTGCTCCGTGACCGTGGCCATCTGTGCGGCCGGTTTCCAGCTTTTGCTCGGGAACAGGTCGCGCAGCTTGAGCACGGCTGGCTTGGCAGCCTGCGCGCCCACTTCGTTGGCAGCGACCGTGGCTTTGTCGGCGGCGGCAATCACTGCCTCGCTGTCAGCGGCCGAGTCCGCGAAGAAGTAGCCCGGCGCCCACGCCAGCACGGCAGCGGATCCGAGAAAGGCCAGCCAGGCCAGGCGGCGTTGAGTGTTCATCATGACCTCGACAGATAAAGGGTCATACGTAGGCGACCGGTCAGCTCGCTGTCCCCGATCTTCTTGCGCTGCAGGTCGACGTCTTCCAGCACCAGGGCCGGCAACTGACCGAGCAAGGCGTGAACGAAGCGGCGGATCTGCGGGTAGCTGCCACGCACCGGCAAGAGGATCTGATAGCGCGCCAGCTGGGTCTTCGGGTCGACCCCCAGGGCATACTCACCGCGAGCCAGGCTGATGCGTTCGGCCTTGGCCAAGCTGTAGATACGGTCGATGACCACGGTGGCCTGCGGCTGGGCCGGCAGTTGTTTGTGAAAGTCTTCCAGTTCACGCTGGGGCACCTGCGGCAGTTTCAGGTCGCCACGTTTGAGTTGCTGCAACTGCGCCAGCGCCTGCTCGCTGCGAAGGTGCTGCTGTTGCACCTGCTGCCAGTGTGGCAGTACCACTGCCGCGCCATACAGCAAGGCCAGCAACACCAAGGCAGCACCGGCCAGGCCAACCACGCCCAACTGGCGGACACGCTCATGGACAATCAGGCTATGGATGGGCATTGCCGATCTCCCAGGTCGCCGACAGGTTGAACTGCACCGGATGCTCGGCTTGCTTGGCCATGATTTCGTGGTTGAGCAATGACACATCGCGCAACTCACCACTGGCTTCCAGGCGCTTGTGGAAACTCAGCATGGCTTCCAGGTCGCGGGCCTCGGCGCTGATGCGAACCTGGCCCTTACGTGCATCGGGGGTCAGGGTCAGCAGCGCGACGTCGTCCTGGGGCAGTGCTTCGAGCATGTCGAACAGACGCTCCCACGGCCGCTGCAGTTGCTGCGAGACGCTGCGCATCTGTGCCAGCTTCTCGGTTTGCTCGCGGCTCTGCGCCGAGGTCAGCGACGCGCTATGCTCAGGGCGTTTGCCCAACTGCCGCTCGAACGATTCCAGTTGCTGATCAAGTGCTGCCTGCTGCTGCTCGAAACTTTGGCTAACGATAATCGCCCCTGCCAACAGGCTGGCGCCGAGCGCCAACAACACCCAGGCCGCAACGGCTGTGCGCCGTGGCTGAAAGTCCAGCTCCAGGCGGCGCATTTCAGGCCACCGCCCGGGTCATGCGGCACAGCACGTCAGCGGCTTCACCGTCCAGTTCGCACAAGTGCACGCCATCGATGAGCGGAGGCTGCTCCAGCCGACCCGGCGCGTGAAGGAACACCGCCAGCGTACGTTCGTGGCTATTGAGTTCGCACTGGCGGGCAATCAGAGCTTGCAGAGCAGCGTCACTGTCACCACTGCCCTGCGCGCTGACCTGGCGCCAGACACCGTTCTGCGCCAGCAGGCAAACAGTGCGTTGTGGCTCGGCGAGGACGAAAAGGAAGTCGCTTTGCCCCAGTTGCTCGGCAAAGCGGTTATAGGCGGCCATCAAGTAAGGGCGCACCGAGCGCAGGCGTAAACCGAGGTCGCGGCAGTGCTCATGCAGCCGCTGCAGCAGTGCTTCCGGCACGGCAGTGGCAATCCGTGCAGCGCCGGCGGCCTCGGGCGAGACCACCAGGCGCCAGCCGTCCAGGCTCTGGCCATAGTGGGCTTCAAAGCAGGCCCGAGCATAGTGGTGCAGCTCATCGGGACGGCTGATCGCCGCGCTCCAGGGCACCAGGCAGAAGCGGCAGTAATGCGCTGACAGCACCAGTTGCAGGTCGGCGCCCTTGCAGCGCTGTTCAGCCAGCAGGCTGTGCAGCGTGTCCAGGGCCAGACTCGCGGCCTGGCTGCGCTCGGCAATAAAGCCCAGGCTGCCCAGCCAGTGTTGTTGCTGTCCTTGGCGCTGGCAAACACCAACACCCTGGGCGCCGAGCACGGCGATAAAACGATCAGGCGACAAATGTGACACGATTGATCTCCTCCAGGGTGGTCCGGCCATCGCGCACCAGTTCCAGTGCCGAGCTGCGCAGCAGGCGCAGACCGCGTTGACAGGCCAACGCCCTGATCTGGGCCAGGGGCCGACGTTCGACGATCATCTGCCGCAGTTCATCGTCCAGGTGCAGCAATTCGGCGATCGCCGTGCGTCCGCGATAGCCACTGCCCCGGCACTGGCCGCAACCGCTGCCGTGAACAAAGTGGTAGTCATCCACCTGCCCCGCTACCAGCCCCGAAAGGCTGAGTTCTTCCTCGCTGGGCTGATGGGGGCTGGCGCAGTGCGGGCACACCAGGCGAATCAAGCGCTGGGCCAACACTGCGTTAAGGGCGGAAACAAAGCTGTAGGGGTCGACCTGCATCTGGCTGAAGCGGCCGATCACATCGAAGACGTTGTTGGCATGGATGGTGGTGAACACCAGGTGCCCGGTCAGGGCCGACTGCACGGCAATCTGTGCAGTGTCCGGGTCGCGGATCTCACCGACCATGATCTTGTCCGGGTCGTGACGCAGGATCGAGCGCAGGCCGCGGGCGAAGGTCAGGCCTTTTTTCTCGTTGACCGGAATCTGCAATACCCCCGGCAACTGGTATTCAACCGGGTCTTCGATGGTGATGATCTTGTCCACGCCGTGGTTGATCTCACTGATCATGGCGTAGAGGGTGGTGGTCTTGCCGCTGCCAGTCGGGCCAGTAACCAGGATCATCCCGTACGGTTCGTTCGCCAGGCGGCGCAGGCTGCGCAGGGTGTGATCTTCGAACCCCAGGGCCTGCAGTTGCACGCCGCTGACGCGATCGGCCAGGTCCTGCTTGTCGAGTACCCGCAACACCGCATCTTCACCGAAGATGCTCGGCATGATCGACACACGAAAGTCGATCTGCCGGGCACTGATGCCGATCTTGAAGCGACCGTCCTGCGGTACGCGCTTTTCACCGATGTCCAACTCGGCCATGACCTTGATCCGCGAGATCACCTGTTCGGCGAACTCGCTGCCGCTGACCTTGCTGATGCTGTTGAGCACGCCATCGATGCGGTACTTGATCACCAGACCGTTACCCGTGACACCCAGATGAATGTCACTGGCGTGCATTTTCAGGGCGTCATAAAGGGTCGAGTTGACCAGCTTGACCACCCGGCTCTGGTCTTCGCTGATGCTGGCCAG
Protein-coding sequences here:
- a CDS encoding secretin N-terminal domain-containing protein, coding for MISSRHCNKAPYLMLALCVALAGCGTSGVRKDGQALIAEGQYEAGIALLEESLKENPRDTELNIAVIQGRRQAVEALLSQADSDRSRHDFAGASMGYGRVLTLEPNNRRAQEAVRQLEQIHNLDERITLGQAALRRGDLFGAERHMREVLQLDPQNAQGLTLRSDIELVQSRTAQPNPQLRTKMERPVTLEFRDANLKTIFEVLSQVAGLNFIFDKDLRPDMKATIFVKDVRIEDAVALLLEQNQLHQKVVNDNTLLIYPDSPQKTKDYQELVMRTFYLTSIDSNTALNLVKTMLKTRDVFVDERLNTLTMRDTPDAVRMAEKLLQSQDQSNPEVVLEVEVMEVARSRILELGLQWPNTFGVLNEDGKAVSTLDQLRGIDSSRITISPSPQAKINAQDNDINTLASPVIRVSNREQARIHIGQRVPIVSATSVPSTQGPVITESITYLDVGLKLEVTPIVHLNNEVAIKVSLEVSNAKPLEPTRQGTIPVQVDTRNAQTSLRLHDGETQVLAGLVRNDDGASGNKIPLLGDIPGLGRLFGSNRNDKSQSELVLSITPRIVRNLPYQSPSDMEFPSGTETSMQIRNLNRTIEVSDEQPIAAVPTAVRP
- the pilO gene encoding type 4a pilus biogenesis protein PilO, with amino-acid sequence MPIHSLIVHERVRQLGVVGLAGAALVLLALLYGAAVVLPHWQQVQQQHLRSEQALAQLQQLKRGDLKLPQVPQRELEDFHKQLPAQPQATVVIDRIYSLAKAERISLARGEYALGVDPKTQLARYQILLPVRGSYPQIRRFVHALLGQLPALVLEDVDLQRKKIGDSELTGRLRMTLYLSRS
- a CDS encoding PilN domain-containing protein → MRRLELDFQPRRTAVAAWVLLALGASLLAGAIIVSQSFEQQQAALDQQLESFERQLGKRPEHSASLTSAQSREQTEKLAQMRSVSQQLQRPWERLFDMLEALPQDDVALLTLTPDARKGQVRISAEARDLEAMLSFHKRLEASGELRDVSLLNHEIMAKQAEHPVQFNLSATWEIGNAHP
- a CDS encoding GspE/PulE family protein; this translates as METVSLAVVTTQAGAVAPLGRELLAQARAVAEQSAERLLDTLQRLSGQSPADFVARLGVTLHYPVLDSQALFAATPLFDRVSLAQCLKREFLFLEHDGQALGVFADPFDTARLAWIDECLQGAPLYLVEAADLAGFLARHEESFHAVDSLDNESEAVNELDTLQSLSLASISEDQSRVVKLVNSTLYDALKMHASDIHLGVTGNGLVIKYRIDGVLNSISKVSGSEFAEQVISRIKVMAELDIGEKRVPQDGRFKIGISARQIDFRVSIMPSIFGEDAVLRVLDKQDLADRVSGVQLQALGFEDHTLRSLRRLANEPYGMILVTGPTGSGKTTTLYAMISEINHGVDKIITIEDPVEYQLPGVLQIPVNEKKGLTFARGLRSILRHDPDKIMVGEIRDPDTAQIAVQSALTGHLVFTTIHANNVFDVIGRFSQMQVDPYSFVSALNAVLAQRLIRLVCPHCASPHQPSEEELSLSGLVAGQVDDYHFVHGSGCGQCRGSGYRGRTAIAELLHLDDELRQMIVERRPLAQIRALACQRGLRLLRSSALELVRDGRTTLEEINRVTFVA